A single genomic interval of Dromiciops gliroides isolate mDroGli1 chromosome 1, mDroGli1.pri, whole genome shotgun sequence harbors:
- the ZNF48 gene encoding zinc finger protein 48 isoform X3, which produces MGSENEDHPHHDGLNFEDDPQQVSGLGFKETQDVAVGRDEGDSAIKLEPDGTWEDIWASASHGKPRSRVPRPLSETRRAQVGERAPVCGECGKSFRQMSDLVKHQRTHTGEKPYKCGVCGKGFGDSSARIKHQRTHSGEKPYRPRPPAPGPPRTPRPRIPAGERPTICGECGKSFRQSSDLVKHQRTHTGEKPYKCAVCGKGFGDSSARIKHQRTHRGERPPRTVSARRVARAPSSIPQGSAAGPKDKPHMCPECGKRFVLSCSLLSHQRSHLGPKPFGCDVCGKEFARGSDLVKHLRVHTGEKPYLCPECGKGFADSSARVKHLRTHSGERPHGCPECGRTFSLGSTLLRHRLTHLEPQAFAIHGYPLAPHSPSPPPNSSPPPVPHGPSPPLVPRSPPHPGEGPFGLPGLEPEPEGPQVGEPPPPAVDKPHKCPECGKGFRRGSDLVKHHRVHTGEKPYLCPECGKGFADSSARVKHLRTHRGERARPAPTPPAALLRPHNPPGTAAPAPRPRGRPPGTSRTHTCGYCGKEFPRSSDLVKHRRTHTGEKPYKCAECGKGFGDSSARIKHQRGHLALRPYGTGPNRARPPKAELGTGLE; this is translated from the coding sequence ATGGGGAGTGAGAATGAAGATCACCCTCATCACGATGGGCTGAATTTTGAGGATGATCCCCAACAGGTATCTGGCCTGGGTTTCAAGGAAACTCAAGATGTGGCCGTAGGCCGGGATGAAGGAGATAGCGCCATCAAATTAGAGCCAGATGGGACCTGGGAAGATATATGGGCAAGTGCAAGCCATGGGAAACCCCGTTCTCGAGTTCCCAGACCTCTCTCAGAAACACGGAGGGCACAGGTAGGGGAGAGGGCACCTGTGTGTGGTGAATGTGGGAAAAGCTTCCGGCAGATGTCAGACCTGGTTAAACACCAGCGCACACATACGGGTGAGAAGCCCTACAAGTGTGGGGTATGTGGTAAGGGTTTTGGGGACAGCTCAGCACGCATCAAGCACCAGCGAACACACAGTGGGGAAAAGCCATACCGGCCCCGCCCACCAGCTCCAGGTCCCCCTCGGACTCCGAGACCTCGAATCCCTGCTGGGGAGCGCCCCACCATTTGTGGTGAATGTGGCAAGAGCTTTCGGCAGAGTTCAGACCTGGTGAAACACCAGCGCACACACACAGGTGAGAAGCCATACAAATGTGCTGTCTGTGGCAAGGGCTTTGGGGACAGTTCAGCACGCATCAAGCACCAGCGGACACACAGGGGTGAACGGCCTCCCCGCACAGTCTCAGCCCGGCGAGTGGCCCGGGCTCCTTCCTCCATCCCACAGGGTTCAGCAGCTGGACCCAAGGACAAGCCCCACATGTGTCCTGAGTGTGGGAAGCGCTTTGTGTTGAGCTGCAGCCTCCTGAGCCACCAGCGCAGCCACTTGGGGCCAAAACCGTTTGGATGTGACGTGTGTGGAAAGGAGTTTGCCCGTGGATCCGACCTTGTAAAGCACCTGCGTGTGCACACAGGTGAAAAGCCCTACCTGTGCCCAGAGTGTGGCAAGGGCTTTGCGGACAGCTCAGCCCGTGTCAAGCACCTTCGTACACACAGTGGTGAACGGCCCCATGGCTGCCCCGAGTGTGGCCGAACCTTTAGCCTTGGTTCTACCCTCCTGCGACATCGACTCACCCACCTGGAACCACAGGCCTTTGCGATTCATGGATACCCTTTGGCTCCCCACAGCCCCAGCCCACCCCCCAACTCAAGTCCTCCACCGGTTCCCCATGGCCCTAGTCCCCCACTTGTCCCACGTAGTCCTCCCCATCCTGGGGAGGGCCCTTTTGGGCTCCCTGGTCTAGAACCAGAGCCAGAGGGCCCCCAGGTTGGAGAGCCGCCCCCGCCAGCAGTGGACAAGCCTCACAAGTGTCCTGAGTGTGGGAAGGGATTCCGTCGAGGTTCAGACCTGGTAAAGCACCATCGTGTGCACACGGGTGAAAAGCCCTACCTGTGCCCTGAGTGTGGAAAAGGCTTTGCTGACAGCTCAGCCCGTGTTAAGCACCTGCGCACCCATCGAGGTGAACGGGCCCGCCCAGCACCAACCCCCCCAGCAGCCCTCCTTCGGCCCCACAATCctcctggcacagcagcccctgCTCCCCGGCCTCGGGGCAGACCTCCTGGCACAAGCCGGACTCATACCTGTGGGTACTGTGGGAAAGAGTTCCCTCGAAGCTCAGACCTGGTGAAACATCGGCGTACGCACACAGGAGAGAAACCCTACAAGTGTGCAGAGTGTGGCAAGGGCTTTGGAGACAGCTCAGCCCGCATCAAGCACCAGCGTGGACATCTGGCGCTACGGCCCTACGGAACAGGGCCCAACAGAGCTCGGCCCCCCAAGGCAGAGCTGGGGACTGGACTAGAATGA
- the ZNF48 gene encoding zinc finger protein 48 isoform X1 produces the protein MEQGAEPWDPDLQGSEERELLRSTRTGEGMGSENEDHPHHDGLNFEDDPQQVSGLGFKETQDVAVGRDEGDSAIKLEPDGTWEDIWASASHGKPRSRVPRPLSETRRAQVGERAPVCGECGKSFRQMSDLVKHQRTHTGEKPYKCGVCGKGFGDSSARIKHQRTHSGEKPYRPRPPAPGPPRTPRPRIPAGERPTICGECGKSFRQSSDLVKHQRTHTGEKPYKCAVCGKGFGDSSARIKHQRTHRGERPPRTVSARRVARAPSSIPQGSAAGPKDKPHMCPECGKRFVLSCSLLSHQRSHLGPKPFGCDVCGKEFARGSDLVKHLRVHTGEKPYLCPECGKGFADSSARVKHLRTHSGERPHGCPECGRTFSLGSTLLRHRLTHLEPQAFAIHGYPLAPHSPSPPPNSSPPPVPHGPSPPLVPRSPPHPGEGPFGLPGLEPEPEGPQVGEPPPPAVDKPHKCPECGKGFRRGSDLVKHHRVHTGEKPYLCPECGKGFADSSARVKHLRTHRGERARPAPTPPAALLRPHNPPGTAAPAPRPRGRPPGTSRTHTCGYCGKEFPRSSDLVKHRRTHTGEKPYKCAECGKGFGDSSARIKHQRGHLALRPYGTGPNRARPPKAELGTGLE, from the coding sequence GTATGGGGAGTGAGAATGAAGATCACCCTCATCACGATGGGCTGAATTTTGAGGATGATCCCCAACAGGTATCTGGCCTGGGTTTCAAGGAAACTCAAGATGTGGCCGTAGGCCGGGATGAAGGAGATAGCGCCATCAAATTAGAGCCAGATGGGACCTGGGAAGATATATGGGCAAGTGCAAGCCATGGGAAACCCCGTTCTCGAGTTCCCAGACCTCTCTCAGAAACACGGAGGGCACAGGTAGGGGAGAGGGCACCTGTGTGTGGTGAATGTGGGAAAAGCTTCCGGCAGATGTCAGACCTGGTTAAACACCAGCGCACACATACGGGTGAGAAGCCCTACAAGTGTGGGGTATGTGGTAAGGGTTTTGGGGACAGCTCAGCACGCATCAAGCACCAGCGAACACACAGTGGGGAAAAGCCATACCGGCCCCGCCCACCAGCTCCAGGTCCCCCTCGGACTCCGAGACCTCGAATCCCTGCTGGGGAGCGCCCCACCATTTGTGGTGAATGTGGCAAGAGCTTTCGGCAGAGTTCAGACCTGGTGAAACACCAGCGCACACACACAGGTGAGAAGCCATACAAATGTGCTGTCTGTGGCAAGGGCTTTGGGGACAGTTCAGCACGCATCAAGCACCAGCGGACACACAGGGGTGAACGGCCTCCCCGCACAGTCTCAGCCCGGCGAGTGGCCCGGGCTCCTTCCTCCATCCCACAGGGTTCAGCAGCTGGACCCAAGGACAAGCCCCACATGTGTCCTGAGTGTGGGAAGCGCTTTGTGTTGAGCTGCAGCCTCCTGAGCCACCAGCGCAGCCACTTGGGGCCAAAACCGTTTGGATGTGACGTGTGTGGAAAGGAGTTTGCCCGTGGATCCGACCTTGTAAAGCACCTGCGTGTGCACACAGGTGAAAAGCCCTACCTGTGCCCAGAGTGTGGCAAGGGCTTTGCGGACAGCTCAGCCCGTGTCAAGCACCTTCGTACACACAGTGGTGAACGGCCCCATGGCTGCCCCGAGTGTGGCCGAACCTTTAGCCTTGGTTCTACCCTCCTGCGACATCGACTCACCCACCTGGAACCACAGGCCTTTGCGATTCATGGATACCCTTTGGCTCCCCACAGCCCCAGCCCACCCCCCAACTCAAGTCCTCCACCGGTTCCCCATGGCCCTAGTCCCCCACTTGTCCCACGTAGTCCTCCCCATCCTGGGGAGGGCCCTTTTGGGCTCCCTGGTCTAGAACCAGAGCCAGAGGGCCCCCAGGTTGGAGAGCCGCCCCCGCCAGCAGTGGACAAGCCTCACAAGTGTCCTGAGTGTGGGAAGGGATTCCGTCGAGGTTCAGACCTGGTAAAGCACCATCGTGTGCACACGGGTGAAAAGCCCTACCTGTGCCCTGAGTGTGGAAAAGGCTTTGCTGACAGCTCAGCCCGTGTTAAGCACCTGCGCACCCATCGAGGTGAACGGGCCCGCCCAGCACCAACCCCCCCAGCAGCCCTCCTTCGGCCCCACAATCctcctggcacagcagcccctgCTCCCCGGCCTCGGGGCAGACCTCCTGGCACAAGCCGGACTCATACCTGTGGGTACTGTGGGAAAGAGTTCCCTCGAAGCTCAGACCTGGTGAAACATCGGCGTACGCACACAGGAGAGAAACCCTACAAGTGTGCAGAGTGTGGCAAGGGCTTTGGAGACAGCTCAGCCCGCATCAAGCACCAGCGTGGACATCTGGCGCTACGGCCCTACGGAACAGGGCCCAACAGAGCTCGGCCCCCCAAGGCAGAGCTGGGGACTGGACTAGAATGA
- the ZNF48 gene encoding zinc finger protein 48 isoform X2 — MEQGAEPWDPDLQGSEERELLRSTRTGMGSENEDHPHHDGLNFEDDPQQVSGLGFKETQDVAVGRDEGDSAIKLEPDGTWEDIWASASHGKPRSRVPRPLSETRRAQVGERAPVCGECGKSFRQMSDLVKHQRTHTGEKPYKCGVCGKGFGDSSARIKHQRTHSGEKPYRPRPPAPGPPRTPRPRIPAGERPTICGECGKSFRQSSDLVKHQRTHTGEKPYKCAVCGKGFGDSSARIKHQRTHRGERPPRTVSARRVARAPSSIPQGSAAGPKDKPHMCPECGKRFVLSCSLLSHQRSHLGPKPFGCDVCGKEFARGSDLVKHLRVHTGEKPYLCPECGKGFADSSARVKHLRTHSGERPHGCPECGRTFSLGSTLLRHRLTHLEPQAFAIHGYPLAPHSPSPPPNSSPPPVPHGPSPPLVPRSPPHPGEGPFGLPGLEPEPEGPQVGEPPPPAVDKPHKCPECGKGFRRGSDLVKHHRVHTGEKPYLCPECGKGFADSSARVKHLRTHRGERARPAPTPPAALLRPHNPPGTAAPAPRPRGRPPGTSRTHTCGYCGKEFPRSSDLVKHRRTHTGEKPYKCAECGKGFGDSSARIKHQRGHLALRPYGTGPNRARPPKAELGTGLE; from the coding sequence GTATGGGGAGTGAGAATGAAGATCACCCTCATCACGATGGGCTGAATTTTGAGGATGATCCCCAACAGGTATCTGGCCTGGGTTTCAAGGAAACTCAAGATGTGGCCGTAGGCCGGGATGAAGGAGATAGCGCCATCAAATTAGAGCCAGATGGGACCTGGGAAGATATATGGGCAAGTGCAAGCCATGGGAAACCCCGTTCTCGAGTTCCCAGACCTCTCTCAGAAACACGGAGGGCACAGGTAGGGGAGAGGGCACCTGTGTGTGGTGAATGTGGGAAAAGCTTCCGGCAGATGTCAGACCTGGTTAAACACCAGCGCACACATACGGGTGAGAAGCCCTACAAGTGTGGGGTATGTGGTAAGGGTTTTGGGGACAGCTCAGCACGCATCAAGCACCAGCGAACACACAGTGGGGAAAAGCCATACCGGCCCCGCCCACCAGCTCCAGGTCCCCCTCGGACTCCGAGACCTCGAATCCCTGCTGGGGAGCGCCCCACCATTTGTGGTGAATGTGGCAAGAGCTTTCGGCAGAGTTCAGACCTGGTGAAACACCAGCGCACACACACAGGTGAGAAGCCATACAAATGTGCTGTCTGTGGCAAGGGCTTTGGGGACAGTTCAGCACGCATCAAGCACCAGCGGACACACAGGGGTGAACGGCCTCCCCGCACAGTCTCAGCCCGGCGAGTGGCCCGGGCTCCTTCCTCCATCCCACAGGGTTCAGCAGCTGGACCCAAGGACAAGCCCCACATGTGTCCTGAGTGTGGGAAGCGCTTTGTGTTGAGCTGCAGCCTCCTGAGCCACCAGCGCAGCCACTTGGGGCCAAAACCGTTTGGATGTGACGTGTGTGGAAAGGAGTTTGCCCGTGGATCCGACCTTGTAAAGCACCTGCGTGTGCACACAGGTGAAAAGCCCTACCTGTGCCCAGAGTGTGGCAAGGGCTTTGCGGACAGCTCAGCCCGTGTCAAGCACCTTCGTACACACAGTGGTGAACGGCCCCATGGCTGCCCCGAGTGTGGCCGAACCTTTAGCCTTGGTTCTACCCTCCTGCGACATCGACTCACCCACCTGGAACCACAGGCCTTTGCGATTCATGGATACCCTTTGGCTCCCCACAGCCCCAGCCCACCCCCCAACTCAAGTCCTCCACCGGTTCCCCATGGCCCTAGTCCCCCACTTGTCCCACGTAGTCCTCCCCATCCTGGGGAGGGCCCTTTTGGGCTCCCTGGTCTAGAACCAGAGCCAGAGGGCCCCCAGGTTGGAGAGCCGCCCCCGCCAGCAGTGGACAAGCCTCACAAGTGTCCTGAGTGTGGGAAGGGATTCCGTCGAGGTTCAGACCTGGTAAAGCACCATCGTGTGCACACGGGTGAAAAGCCCTACCTGTGCCCTGAGTGTGGAAAAGGCTTTGCTGACAGCTCAGCCCGTGTTAAGCACCTGCGCACCCATCGAGGTGAACGGGCCCGCCCAGCACCAACCCCCCCAGCAGCCCTCCTTCGGCCCCACAATCctcctggcacagcagcccctgCTCCCCGGCCTCGGGGCAGACCTCCTGGCACAAGCCGGACTCATACCTGTGGGTACTGTGGGAAAGAGTTCCCTCGAAGCTCAGACCTGGTGAAACATCGGCGTACGCACACAGGAGAGAAACCCTACAAGTGTGCAGAGTGTGGCAAGGGCTTTGGAGACAGCTCAGCCCGCATCAAGCACCAGCGTGGACATCTGGCGCTACGGCCCTACGGAACAGGGCCCAACAGAGCTCGGCCCCCCAAGGCAGAGCTGGGGACTGGACTAGAATGA